A window of Primulina tabacum isolate GXHZ01 chromosome 4, ASM2559414v2, whole genome shotgun sequence contains these coding sequences:
- the LOC142541591 gene encoding uncharacterized protein LOC142541591 — protein sequence MTKENLMPTLLIPGPKQPENDIDVYLEPLVEDLKELWETGVEAYDSFSKSMFNLKAILMWTINDFLAYGNLAGCATKGKLGCPICGENICSMWLKYSRKFAYLGHRRFLAPNHPFRQKKKWFNGKKESKGKPRSLNGIEITDALKDIENDWGKKKKGETVNTLRKKRKKQDSSKEVQKPVQRWKKKSIFFDLPYWSGLLLRHNLDVMCVEKNVCENIIGTLLNLKKKSKDGVNARKDLVHLKIRQELHPQEKGENKYHLPAAPYTLSKKEMDVFCSRLKKIKLPDGYSSNIGNCVSVEERKLIGLKSHDCHVLMQQLLSVALRGLLPKGPRNAIFLLSAFYNELCQRVLDRNRLEQLEENIAEILCMLERYFPPAFFTISIHLTIHLAREARLCGPVQFRWMYPFERFMKILKGYVKNRARPEGCIAECYLAEERMAFCSAYIKNASSIGVRSNRNDDLEDGLLEGRPISKGKENILEDHVLQAAHRYVLFNTAEVEPYLQMHIDELKQTAHRFLSNETLLQKQHMETFAESLSKQDHVNSSDRIQWQSHGPRKHVTSYTGYIVNGHRFHTIDVGKSTQDSGVSIEADTVCQSNANDNSHTVGRLSYYGVIRDIVLLDYYSFKVPVFRCDWARANLGTGIKIEDGFTLVNLHQGLKTFESDPFILASQAKQVFYSRDNDETNWYVLLKAPPRGIHNMIVLEEDAYTSSTPLDVSLLEINITEKEPYSRNECEGIDVTET from the exons ATGACAAAAGAAAATCTTATGCCGACATTACTGATTCCAGGTCCGAAGCAACCGGAAAATGATATAGATGTATACTTGGAACCCCTTGTGGAGGATTTGAAGGAGTTGTGGGAAACCGGTGTGGAGGCGTATGATTCATTTAGcaagtcaatgttcaatctgaagGCTATTTTGATGTGGACAATCAATGATTTTCTAGCTTATGGAAACCTAGCTGGATGTGCCACAAAAGGGAAACTCGGTTGCCCAATATGTGGTGAAAACATATGTTCTATGTGGCTTAAGTATAGTAGAAAATTTGCATACTTAGGCCACAGAAGATTTCTTGCTCCTAATCATCCTTTTCGTCAGAAAAAGAAGTGGTTTAATGGGAAAAAAGAGAGTAAAGGGAAACCTAGATCTTTGAATGGGATAGAAATTACTGATGCATTGAAAGATATTGAAAATGATTGGGGTAAAAAGAAAAAGGGTGAGACTGTCAACACTTTGAGGAAAAAGAGGAAGAAGCAGGATAGTTCAAAAGAAGTACAAAAACCAGTTCAAAGGTGGAAGAAAAAGTCAATTTTTTTCGATTTGCCATATTGGAGT GGCCTCCTGCTACGTCATAACTTAGATGTGATGTGTGTTGAAAAGAATGTCTGCGAGAATATCATAGGCACATTGTTAAACCTGAAGAAAAAATCCAAAGATGGTGTGAATGCTCGCAAAGATTTGGTACACTTAAAAATTAGACAAGAATTACATCCGCAAGAAAAAGgagaaaataaatatcatttaccTGCTGCCCCGTACACACTGTCTAAAAAAGAAATGGATGTATTTTGCTCTAGgttgaagaaaataaagttaccCGATGGATATAGCTCAAATATTGGTAACTGTGTTTCTGTAGAAGAGCGTAAGCTTATTGGGTTGAAATCACATGATTGTcatgttctgatgcaacaatTGCTATCAGTAGCATTGAGAGGTCTTCTACCGAAAGGTCCACGCAATGCTATATTTCTGTTGAGTGCATTTTACAATGAATTATGTCAAAGAGTATTAGACAGGAACCGTTTAGAACAACTCGAGGAGAATATTGCTGAAATTCTATGCATGTTGGAAAGGTATTTTCCACCCGCTTTCTTTACCATCTCGATTCACTTGACAATTCATTTAGCAAGAGAGGCTCGCTTGTGTGGGCCAGTCCAATTCCGTTGGATGTATCCATTTGAAAG ATTTATGAAAATACTAAAAGGGTATGTGAAGAACCGGGCAAGACCAGAAGGTTGTATAGCTGAGTGTTACCTCGCAGAAGAACGAATGGCATTTTGTAGTGCTTATATAAAAAATGCTTCTAGTATTGGTGTTCGTTCTAATAGGAACGATGATTTGGAAGATGGATTGTTAGAAGGTAGGCCAATTTCTAAagggaaagaaaatattttagaggATCACGTGTTACAAGCTGCACATCGATATGTGTTGTTCAACACTGCAGAAGTTGAACCTTACTTACA GATGCACATTGACGAGCTGAAACAAACAGCTCATCGTTTCTTAAGTAATGAAACATTGTTACAAAAGCAACATATGGAAACATTTGCTGAATCGCTATCAAAACAGGATCATGTTAACTCTTCAGACCGAATTCAATGGCAATCACATGGTCCAAGAAAGCACGTTACATCTTATACGGGATATATTGTAAATGGACATCGGTTCCACACAATTGATGTTGGAAAGTCGACACAAGATAGTGGTGTTTCAATTGAAGCTGATACTGTTTGTCAATCTAATGCTAATGACAATTCACATACAGTAGGAAGACTATCATACTATGGGGTTATACGAGATATTGTTTTGCTAGACTACTATTCTTTCAAAGTGCCTGTTTTTAGGTGTGATTGGGCCAGGGCCAATCTTGGAACTGGTATCAAAATTGAAGATGGTTTTACACTGGTCAACTTACACCAAGGACTAAAAACTTTTGAAAGTGATCCTTTCATTTTAGCATCACAAGCAAAGCAAGTATTTTATTCCAGGGACAATGATGAAACAAATTGGTATGTGTTGCTAAAAGCGCCGCCTCGTGGTATTCATAACATGATTGTGCTTGAAGAAGATGCTTATACGTCATCAACACCTCTTGATGTGTCCCTACTTGAGATTAACATTACTGAGAAAGAACCGTATTCAAGGAATGAGTGTGAGGGAATCGATGTGACTGAGACATGA
- the LOC142543188 gene encoding uncharacterized protein LOC142543188: MDKEWMHLPSRLVPEYEEGVKKFIAQVRNYAKTREVIICPCKHCKNKKYLKFDQVYDHLIIKGFDPSYTIWVFHGETYNSQSEAEGSSVGVQKEDESREAYNLYKDVFLPQEEVGHTIPEAKDYEFDDLLKDAETPLFPGCTSYTKLSAVVTLYNYKSTNGHTDNSFNELLKILGDMLPENNTLPKTFYTMKKLLKPFDLGYEKIHACPNDCCLFRKELQDLDSCPKCGSSRWKTDKVTTKVYKGVPEKVLRYFPVIPRLKMMFKSKEKAEELIWHSKHKSQDHMMRHPVDSVAWDTIDHKCHAPKLRIDTGVV, translated from the coding sequence ATGGATAAGGAATGGATGCATCTACCTTCTAGGCTTGTACCCGAGTATGAAGAAGgggtaaaaaaatttatagcacAAGTTAGGAACTATGCAAAAACACGTGAAGTAATTATATGTCCTTGCAAGCATTGTAAAAATAAGAAGTATCTGAAATTTGACCAAGTTTACGATCATTTAATTATTAAGGGGTTCGATCCTTCTTACACTATTTGGGTCTTCCATGGTGAAACTTATAACTCACAATCTGAAGCTGAAGGTAGTTCAGTAGGAGTTCAGAAAGAGGATGAAAGTAGAGAGGCATATAACCTATATAAGGATGTTTTTTTGCCGCAAGAAGAGGTTGGACACACAATACCTGAGGCAAAGGATTATGAGTTTGATGATTTATTAAAAGATGCGGAAACTCCTCTCTTCCCTGGTTGTACATCTTACACAAAGTTGTCAGCAGTCGTCACACTATACAATTACAAGTCTACTAATGGTCACACAGACAATAGTTTCAATGAGCTCCTTAAGATTTTAGGTGACATGCTTCCAGAAAACAACACACTTCCAAAAACTTTTTACACGATGAAAAAGTTGTTGAAACCATTTGATTTAGGATATGAGAAGATTCATGCTTGCCCAAATGATTGTTGTCTATTTAGAAAGGAGCTTCAAGATCTTGACTCGTGTCCAAAGTGTGGATCCTCAAGATGGAAGACAGACAAAGTCACTACCAAAGTTTATAAAGGAGTTCCTGAAAAGGTCCTACGGTATTTTCCAGTGATACCAAGACTGaaaatgatgtttaaatcaaaAGAAAAGGCTGAAGAGTTGATTTGGCACTCTAAACACAAAAGTCAAGATCATATGATGCGTCATCCAGTTGATTCAGTAGCTTGGGATACAATAGATCATaagtgtcacgccccgaaactcaggattgacaccggcgttgtttaa